The following coding sequences are from one Methanohalophilus halophilus window:
- the carA gene encoding glutamine-hydrolyzing carbamoyl-phosphate synthase small subunit, producing MMSAVIGLEDGTIVTGTGFGAEGTVCGELVFTTQYTGYEEALSDPSYKGQILMFTYPLIGNYGVSDECFESDGVKAEGLVVREACPDPFHHSSKRTIYKLMEDEGKPGIAGVDTRMLTLNNREHGTMRAALINGSDDGEAAVQLAREQPKISNIDLISKVTCNEAYSVKSKVNTVNKKHVVLIDLGMKAHIMDSLLARGMDVTVVPASTPASAISDYEPDLLFLSNGPGDPQNAIEATKAVNYFASELPIAGICLGHQVISRAMGADTYKLKFGHRGANQPVKDLSSSIVHITSQNHGFAVDNDSLEATDLYTTELNTNDNTIEGVAHRDLDILSVQYHPDAHPGPQDTEKRFFDKIYRMTGGDK from the coding sequence ATGATGAGTGCAGTAATTGGTTTGGAAGATGGGACAATTGTCACAGGCACCGGTTTTGGTGCCGAAGGTACAGTTTGCGGAGAACTCGTTTTTACTACTCAATATACCGGTTATGAGGAGGCACTAAGTGATCCTTCCTACAAGGGTCAGATCCTTATGTTCACTTATCCCCTTATTGGTAATTATGGTGTCAGCGATGAATGTTTTGAATCAGATGGTGTAAAGGCCGAAGGCCTTGTAGTCAGGGAAGCATGTCCTGACCCTTTTCATCACAGCTCAAAACGCACCATTTACAAACTCATGGAAGATGAGGGAAAACCGGGTATTGCCGGGGTTGACACCCGGATGCTAACCCTAAATAACAGGGAGCATGGTACAATGAGAGCTGCCCTTATTAATGGAAGTGATGACGGTGAGGCAGCCGTGCAGCTTGCAAGGGAACAACCCAAAATATCAAATATTGACTTAATTTCCAAAGTTACATGTAATGAAGCATATAGTGTAAAAAGCAAGGTAAATACTGTTAATAAAAAACACGTTGTACTTATTGATCTGGGTATGAAAGCCCATATTATGGATAGCCTGCTTGCAAGAGGTATGGATGTAACAGTAGTCCCTGCATCAACACCTGCTTCAGCAATAAGTGATTATGAACCTGATCTTCTTTTCCTTTCCAATGGTCCGGGAGATCCACAGAATGCAATAGAAGCTACAAAGGCTGTCAACTACTTTGCATCGGAATTACCCATTGCAGGTATATGTCTGGGTCATCAGGTTATTTCAAGGGCAATGGGTGCGGACACATACAAGCTTAAATTCGGACATCGTGGGGCCAACCAGCCGGTAAAGGACCTTTCAAGTTCGATTGTACATATTACTTCCCAGAATCATGGATTTGCCGTTGATAATGATTCTCTTGAGGCAACCGATCTCTACACTACCGAGCTCAATACCAATGACAATACGATCGAAGGTGTGGCACACCGGGACCTTGATATCCTGAGTGTACAATACCATCCGGATGCACATCCAGGACCACAGGATACTGAAAAACGATTCTTTGATAAAATTTACAGAATGACAGGGGGCGATAAATGA
- a CDS encoding TolB family protein has product MKMLKTGLMAFFCLVLIICSTTPVFAGIEVTNIYPLTDNFSSDYHYPAWSPDGKQITYMNDQAIWIMDADGSNPHFIYDGMKWDGDPCFSADGKEIYFASESRKPRSSTYINLFKMNVDGSNITQLTDGADRRSPSISPDGSMLAYLSNIAGNYDIWVMDITNKSHRQLTFTSEDEGKPSWSPDGGEIIYSLKGNLWLTDVELDTSWQITHGTSNDVDPFFLPSGEKIVFISDRGGETNLWLIDTEDDERQLLTDDRKVEVSPAVGPYGKKIVFGAKANETFDFWMLEMENPEAKDEVSDINIEDTNVDVTENENVALTSENNQNMDEGSSGLLGKINNNLALFAGGLVLGIILFLVARLIFRKM; this is encoded by the coding sequence ATGAAAATGCTAAAAACGGGACTTATGGCGTTTTTTTGCCTGGTCCTTATCATTTGCTCCACAACACCGGTATTTGCCGGAATAGAGGTTACAAATATATATCCTCTTACTGATAATTTTAGCAGTGACTATCATTATCCTGCATGGAGTCCTGATGGAAAGCAGATTACTTATATGAATGATCAGGCAATCTGGATAATGGATGCAGATGGTAGTAATCCCCATTTTATTTATGATGGAATGAAATGGGACGGAGATCCCTGTTTTTCTGCAGATGGGAAGGAAATTTATTTTGCATCAGAATCCCGAAAACCGCGTTCTTCTACCTACATCAATCTTTTTAAGATGAATGTCGACGGGTCTAATATTACACAATTAACAGATGGTGCAGACCGGCGTTCACCTTCAATCAGCCCGGATGGTTCAATGCTTGCATATCTATCCAATATTGCGGGTAATTATGACATCTGGGTAATGGATATAACAAACAAATCACATAGGCAGTTGACTTTTACTTCAGAAGATGAAGGTAAGCCCTCCTGGTCTCCTGATGGGGGCGAAATAATTTACTCTTTAAAGGGTAATTTATGGTTGACAGATGTAGAACTTGATACGTCCTGGCAAATTACCCATGGTACTTCCAATGATGTAGATCCTTTTTTCCTGCCATCAGGTGAAAAGATAGTGTTTATTTCTGATCGGGGAGGGGAAACCAATCTCTGGTTGATTGATACTGAAGATGATGAGAGGCAATTACTGACCGATGACAGGAAAGTTGAAGTTTCTCCTGCAGTGGGTCCTTACGGTAAAAAAATAGTCTTTGGAGCCAAAGCAAATGAAACCTTTGATTTCTGGATGCTGGAAATGGAAAATCCTGAAGCCAAAGATGAAGTTTCCGATATTAATATAGAAGACACTAATGTGGACGTAACGGAGAATGAGAATGTTGCATTAACCTCCGAAAACAACCAGAATATGGATGAAGGATCAAGTGGATTGTTAGGTAAGATAAATAATAATCTTGCTTTGTTTGCCGGAGGGCTTGTACTCGGCATAATATTATTCCTGGTAGCTAGATTAATTTTCAGGAAAATGTAA
- the gatE gene encoding Glu-tRNA(Gln) amidotransferase subunit GatE, giving the protein MNNDDYYREIGLKCGLEIHQQLDSKEKLFCRCPTTLRETEESNVEFYRYLRATESEMGEKDRAAVEQTKVNRKYVYKGYDTTCLVEYDEEPPRKLNSEALDIALVVAKLMNMRPVEQLHVMRKIVVDGSNTTGFQRTAFLANDGTIPTSLNEVGVDVLCIEEEAAQKIEDKKDSIVYSLDRLGIPLVEIGTAPDIITPAHARETAQIIGMLLRSTGKVKRGLGTIRQDVNISIAEGARVEVKGVQALDMIETIVELEVERQVNLLHIREMLQQRGAEVHNEIFDVTDVFRDTESKVIKRALKKGKVLAIRLIGFDGIIGEEVQPGRRLGTEFSDRAKPSGVGGIFHTDELPKYGITADEVESLRKAVGAVDGDAVVLVADSYKKAHGAMESVRIRAQEALEFVPEETRRALPDGNTAYMRPLPGASRMYPETDVPVIDISSSYFESIETPELLIDKGKRFTEEYNLNDELAEKIVYSRYLPLFENIMDRFAFNDSIGATLVARTFTGRLPELRRDGIDVEKLQQDHFIALFDAIGEGKVAKEGIDELLRLLAEKPALNIDEALDQLGFSGIDISEIESFAENLVRERADFVKEKGLGAVGPLMGIVMGQFRGKVDGKVVSDILKQKIEKQINS; this is encoded by the coding sequence ATGAACAATGATGATTATTACAGGGAAATTGGCCTAAAGTGTGGACTGGAGATCCACCAGCAGCTTGATTCAAAAGAAAAACTGTTTTGCAGGTGCCCGACTACATTGCGTGAAACTGAAGAGTCCAATGTGGAATTTTACAGGTATTTAAGGGCCACAGAAAGTGAAATGGGTGAAAAAGACCGTGCGGCTGTGGAGCAGACAAAGGTCAATCGTAAATATGTTTACAAAGGCTATGATACTACCTGTCTTGTAGAATATGATGAGGAACCACCCAGAAAACTGAATAGTGAAGCACTGGACATTGCCCTTGTGGTTGCAAAACTGATGAACATGCGACCAGTGGAACAACTTCATGTAATGCGTAAAATAGTTGTTGATGGTTCCAATACAACTGGTTTTCAGCGTACTGCTTTTCTTGCAAATGATGGAACGATACCCACAAGTCTGAATGAGGTGGGTGTTGATGTACTGTGTATCGAAGAAGAAGCGGCCCAGAAGATCGAGGATAAAAAAGATAGTATTGTTTATTCCCTTGACAGGTTGGGGATTCCTCTTGTGGAAATTGGGACCGCTCCCGATATAATAACCCCCGCCCATGCCAGGGAAACAGCTCAGATTATAGGTATGTTGTTGCGTTCTACCGGGAAGGTCAAAAGGGGATTGGGAACCATCCGCCAGGATGTTAATATCTCAATTGCTGAAGGTGCAAGGGTAGAGGTCAAGGGAGTACAGGCCCTGGATATGATCGAAACCATTGTAGAACTTGAAGTTGAAAGACAGGTTAACCTGTTACATATCCGTGAAATGTTGCAACAGAGAGGTGCGGAAGTACATAATGAAATATTTGATGTAACTGATGTTTTCAGGGATACCGAATCCAAGGTTATCAAACGTGCACTTAAAAAAGGAAAGGTCCTTGCGATCAGACTAATCGGGTTTGATGGTATCATAGGAGAAGAAGTGCAGCCTGGAAGAAGGCTTGGCACAGAGTTTTCAGACAGGGCAAAACCCTCCGGCGTGGGTGGAATTTTCCATACCGACGAGCTCCCAAAATACGGCATCACTGCAGATGAAGTGGAATCCCTGAGAAAAGCTGTCGGAGCTGTTGATGGGGATGCAGTTGTACTGGTTGCTGATTCTTACAAAAAGGCACACGGTGCGATGGAAAGTGTACGTATAAGGGCACAGGAAGCTCTGGAATTTGTACCCGAGGAAACCAGACGGGCTCTGCCTGATGGAAATACGGCCTACATGAGACCACTGCCGGGTGCTTCACGTATGTATCCGGAGACGGATGTTCCTGTAATTGATATATCTTCTTCTTATTTTGAATCAATTGAAACCCCCGAACTTCTTATCGATAAAGGCAAACGGTTCACAGAAGAATACAATTTAAATGATGAACTTGCTGAAAAAATTGTTTACTCCAGGTACCTGCCCCTTTTTGAGAATATCATGGATCGATTTGCTTTTAATGATTCAATAGGTGCCACCCTGGTTGCACGTACTTTTACAGGCAGGTTGCCTGAACTTCGCAGGGACGGAATTGATGTCGAAAAACTACAGCAAGATCACTTTATTGCTTTATTTGACGCCATAGGAGAAGGCAAAGTTGCCAAGGAAGGTATTGATGAATTACTGCGCTTGCTTGCTGAAAAACCGGCATTGAATATAGATGAGGCCCTGGATCAGCTTGGTTTTTCAGGTATAGACATTTCTGAAATAGAATCTTTTGCGGAAAATCTTGTCAGGGAAAGGGCCGATTTTGTCAAAGAGAAGGGATTGGGAGCTGTTGGACCCCTTATGGGCATTGTCATGGGCCAGTTTCGTGGAAAAGTTGATGGAAAGGTTGTAAGTGATATCCTGAAGCAAAAGATTGAAAAACAAATAAATAGTTAA
- a CDS encoding 4Fe-4S binding protein: MSEELEEECAVEQSLSVEKEMDVDGSHIMYRQKTDKGTRTLDYNYKRCIGCGLCVRICPTEALEAGPIHEIATGMDAPAVMLDLDKCTFCSMCANFCPVNAFQMFAEGDFPEDALFPVLEGKATINEKCLPCLLCEATCPEDAIDLEIEMQTKEELAPFKEGEEGEITIDENKCTLCGICARFCDAFMLLEKEPGPLDPMPFEQLLVDEDQCDYCVLCADLCPEDAIEVKGTRRGEAPVIEGSARIDPEKCTVCGWCDIVCPYDAVDITKPFEGELKLIDANINKCDPTGCHACFNVCPSHLWYIPESGQKIAARDDLCTYCGACEKACPDNVMEVRRDSVRHSPIPDTPWSKQWEDAIDALVSGKRKRPDTSRVLEMPEEKVKEHIDIEFPEIDEKLQEKVKEKMERLRPSLKDVKLRRKWEKRKEGTEQISDIEK; encoded by the coding sequence ATGAGTGAGGAGCTGGAAGAAGAATGTGCTGTAGAACAATCCCTTTCCGTGGAAAAGGAAATGGATGTGGACGGCAGTCACATAATGTATCGGCAAAAAACCGATAAAGGTACAAGGACACTTGATTACAATTACAAAAGGTGTATTGGTTGTGGCCTTTGTGTCAGGATATGTCCCACTGAGGCCCTTGAAGCCGGTCCTATACATGAGATCGCCACCGGGATGGATGCCCCTGCGGTAATGCTGGATCTTGATAAATGCACATTCTGTTCAATGTGTGCCAACTTCTGTCCGGTAAATGCATTTCAGATGTTTGCAGAAGGTGATTTCCCGGAAGATGCCCTGTTCCCTGTATTGGAAGGAAAGGCAACGATAAATGAAAAATGTCTTCCATGTCTGCTTTGTGAAGCAACCTGTCCCGAGGATGCAATTGATCTCGAAATTGAAATGCAGACCAAGGAGGAACTTGCCCCGTTTAAGGAAGGTGAAGAAGGCGAGATCACCATTGATGAGAATAAGTGCACACTTTGTGGCATTTGTGCACGTTTTTGTGATGCTTTCATGCTGCTTGAAAAGGAACCCGGGCCGTTGGATCCCATGCCCTTTGAGCAGCTACTTGTGGATGAGGACCAGTGTGATTACTGTGTCTTGTGCGCAGACCTCTGTCCGGAAGATGCTATCGAGGTGAAAGGGACAAGACGTGGGGAAGCACCCGTAATAGAGGGTAGTGCCCGGATCGATCCGGAGAAATGCACGGTATGCGGTTGGTGCGATATTGTTTGTCCCTATGATGCAGTGGATATTACCAAACCTTTTGAGGGTGAGTTAAAGCTTATCGATGCAAACATAAACAAATGTGATCCTACAGGTTGTCATGCATGCTTCAATGTATGTCCTTCCCATCTCTGGTATATCCCCGAAAGCGGGCAGAAAATAGCTGCCAGGGATGATCTCTGTACTTACTGTGGAGCCTGCGAAAAAGCCTGTCCTGATAATGTAATGGAAGTGAGAAGAGATAGTGTGCGCCATTCCCCGATACCTGATACTCCCTGGTCAAAACAATGGGAAGATGCTATTGATGCGCTGGTAAGCGGCAAACGTAAAAGGCCGGATACCTCCAGAGTCCTGGAAATGCCTGAAGAAAAAGTAAAGGAGCACATTGATATCGAATTCCCTGAAATTGATGAAAAATTACAGGAAAAAGTAAAAGAGAAAATGGAAAGGTTGCGTCCTTCCCTTAAAGATGTGAAATTAAGGCGCAAATGGGAAAAAAGAAAAGAAGGTACAGAACAAATCTCAGATATCGAAAAATAA
- the hdrA2 gene encoding CoB-CoM heterodisulfide reductase HdrA2 — MRIGVYICHCGLNIAGVVDIKALLKQVESLDNVVVASDIQFMCSDSGQDKIAKDIEEHNVERVLVAACTPKLHETTFRNVLEKSGINPFLLEIVNIREQCSWVHMDNPRMATQKAFDLIKMGVAKLKFLEPLRIQSTPVRKEVLVIGGGVAGIEAALNLADTGYKVHMIEKEPTIGGKMALLNEVFPTNDCSICVLAPKMTEVVNHPEIELHTLSEITAIEGSVGNFKITVTTQPRYVSEEKCKGCVEECSRVCPVEIPSRFDSGLGKTRAINIPIPQAVPQVAYIDSDYCVGCGLCAQACPADAVEFEQQTTQFQLTVGAIIIATGYRLFDASRKEEYGYGIYPDVMTNMELERLLNASGPTRGRVTCPSTGEVAKEVAFIQCVGSRDESVGNPYCSRVCCMSAMKNAQLLKERYPDIRITIHYIDIRASGEMYEEYYTKTQAMGVDFIRGRVAEIVQEYDGSLSLRYENTLESRIEEKQYDLVILSTGMEADPSAKPIGSMLKMANRPDRFFAVSHPKMKPVDSHINGVFLAGCASGPKEIQVSIAQGSAAASRTMRLLQPGELRTDPLSAHVDSDTCIGCGVCTDVCDYGTIKIENGKAFVDEVSCHGCGTCSAACPVDAISMHHHTDEQVRAQIKAALEVKDEFPLIVAFLCNWCSYASADLAGTSRIQYPTNVRIIKVMCAGRVDPDFVMEAFEMGADGILVAGCRLGECHYVHGNYHAQTRMENLGETLSEAGFDPGRLRVEWISAAEGEKFANTIEDFVDYLKEIGPIGSELEEDDR; from the coding sequence ATGAGAATAGGAGTATACATTTGTCACTGCGGGCTAAATATTGCGGGTGTAGTCGATATTAAAGCTCTTCTAAAACAGGTAGAATCCCTGGATAATGTTGTGGTCGCATCAGATATCCAGTTCATGTGTTCGGACTCCGGACAGGATAAAATTGCAAAGGATATTGAAGAGCACAACGTTGAACGTGTGCTTGTTGCAGCCTGTACTCCTAAACTTCATGAAACTACTTTCAGGAACGTGCTGGAAAAATCAGGTATCAATCCATTTCTTCTTGAGATAGTTAACATCAGGGAACAGTGTTCCTGGGTGCATATGGATAATCCAAGGATGGCCACCCAGAAAGCTTTTGATCTTATTAAGATGGGTGTGGCAAAATTGAAGTTCCTGGAACCCCTCAGGATCCAGAGTACACCTGTTCGCAAGGAGGTACTTGTAATCGGTGGGGGTGTGGCAGGTATTGAAGCAGCCCTGAATCTTGCAGACACGGGCTATAAAGTCCATATGATTGAAAAAGAGCCCACTATCGGGGGGAAAATGGCTCTTTTGAATGAAGTATTTCCTACTAATGATTGTTCTATTTGCGTCCTTGCCCCGAAGATGACCGAGGTTGTGAACCATCCTGAAATCGAACTTCACACCCTTTCCGAAATTACTGCAATTGAAGGTTCGGTCGGCAATTTCAAGATTACTGTTACAACCCAGCCCCGATATGTATCTGAAGAAAAATGCAAGGGTTGTGTGGAGGAATGTTCAAGGGTATGTCCTGTGGAAATTCCATCTCGATTTGATAGTGGACTCGGTAAAACCCGGGCAATCAATATTCCTATTCCCCAAGCTGTTCCACAGGTTGCATATATTGATAGTGATTATTGTGTTGGCTGTGGCCTCTGTGCGCAGGCATGTCCTGCAGATGCGGTGGAATTTGAGCAGCAGACCACTCAATTCCAGCTGACTGTGGGGGCAATAATTATCGCCACAGGATATCGCTTGTTTGATGCATCCAGGAAAGAGGAGTATGGGTATGGCATATATCCCGATGTCATGACAAATATGGAACTTGAGCGGCTACTGAATGCTTCCGGACCCACCAGGGGCAGGGTAACCTGTCCTTCTACAGGTGAGGTTGCTAAGGAAGTGGCATTTATACAATGTGTAGGTTCGCGGGATGAATCTGTGGGAAATCCATATTGTTCGCGGGTTTGTTGCATGTCAGCAATGAAAAATGCTCAGTTGCTCAAAGAGCGTTATCCGGATATTCGAATAACTATTCACTATATTGACATACGTGCCTCGGGAGAGATGTACGAAGAATATTACACCAAAACCCAGGCAATGGGAGTGGACTTTATAAGAGGGCGAGTGGCTGAGATTGTGCAGGAGTATGATGGTTCCCTTTCCCTGCGGTATGAGAATACCCTGGAATCCAGAATAGAAGAAAAACAGTACGATCTTGTCATATTATCCACCGGCATGGAGGCTGACCCTTCCGCAAAACCAATTGGGAGTATGCTGAAAATGGCAAACCGGCCTGACAGGTTCTTTGCTGTGTCCCATCCCAAGATGAAACCTGTGGATTCACATATCAATGGTGTTTTCCTTGCAGGCTGTGCCTCAGGGCCCAAAGAAATCCAGGTTTCCATTGCACAGGGTAGTGCAGCTGCATCCCGGACTATGAGATTGCTTCAGCCTGGTGAGCTTCGCACCGATCCCTTAAGCGCTCATGTGGATTCTGATACCTGTATAGGATGTGGTGTCTGTACTGATGTTTGCGATTACGGTACAATCAAGATCGAAAATGGTAAGGCATTTGTTGATGAAGTTTCCTGCCATGGTTGTGGTACCTGCAGTGCAGCCTGCCCTGTGGATGCTATCTCAATGCATCACCATACCGATGAACAGGTGAGGGCCCAGATAAAAGCAGCTCTGGAAGTAAAAGATGAGTTCCCCCTGATTGTTGCATTCCTGTGCAACTGGTGCAGTTATGCTTCAGCAGACCTTGCCGGAACATCCCGTATCCAGTATCCCACCAATGTAAGAATTATAAAAGTAATGTGTGCGGGCCGTGTAGATCCTGATTTTGTGATGGAGGCCTTCGAAATGGGTGCAGATGGCATACTTGTTGCCGGTTGTCGCCTCGGGGAATGTCATTATGTGCATGGTAACTATCATGCACAAACCCGTATGGAAAACCTGGGAGAAACTCTCTCGGAAGCAGGTTTTGATCCGGGAAGGTTGCGTGTTGAATGGATCTCAGCTGCAGAAGGGGAAAAATTTGCCAATACTATTGAAGATTTCGTTGATTACCTGAAAGAAATAGGTCCAATTGGCTCTGAGCTTGAGGAGGATGACAGATGA
- the trxA gene encoding thioredoxin, with translation MMGLGNFIKGLFGKGEPAMSTSEPVTETINTNLYKVNSLAFEQEVVNAETPVIVDCFAKWCAPCKKMAPMFEETAAEYDGQVKFVIIDLDKSKDIAKQYNVVGIPTLLLFDKGEVKEKLVGNTTKDKLKASIEEVFEIKSE, from the coding sequence ATGATGGGACTGGGAAATTTTATCAAAGGACTCTTTGGCAAAGGCGAACCCGCAATGTCAACGTCAGAGCCGGTTACAGAAACTATAAATACAAATCTCTATAAAGTTAATTCCCTGGCTTTTGAACAGGAAGTTGTGAATGCCGAAACTCCTGTTATTGTCGATTGTTTTGCGAAATGGTGTGCCCCCTGCAAGAAGATGGCACCAATGTTTGAAGAAACAGCTGCAGAATATGATGGGCAGGTCAAATTTGTAATAATAGACCTGGATAAATCAAAAGATATTGCAAAACAATATAATGTAGTGGGGATTCCGACACTTTTGCTTTTTGACAAGGGGGAAGTAAAAGAAAAACTGGTAGGTAATACCACAAAGGATAAACTTAAGGCATCAATCGAAGAGGTATTCGAAATCAAATCTGAATGA
- a CDS encoding ferredoxin-thioredoxin reductase catalytic domain-containing protein, which produces MVSQEDKAKTKNWVTKYAQKKGYKLNPDPEMLDLVIEGLANNKIKYGKGYCPCRIPSGDEKEDRKIICPCIYHGDEIAADGSCHCDLFFQNADNRKKDEQQNDSVE; this is translated from the coding sequence ATGGTCAGTCAAGAAGATAAAGCAAAAACAAAAAACTGGGTTACTAAATATGCTCAAAAGAAAGGGTACAAACTAAACCCCGATCCTGAAATGCTGGATCTGGTAATTGAGGGACTGGCAAACAACAAAATAAAATATGGCAAGGGTTACTGTCCCTGCAGAATACCTTCAGGGGATGAGAAGGAAGACAGGAAAATAATCTGTCCCTGCATCTACCATGGGGATGAAATTGCAGCTGATGGTTCATGCCACTGTGATTTGTTTTTCCAAAATGCAGACAATAGGAAAAAAGACGAGCAGCAAAATGATTCAGTCGAATAA
- a CDS encoding (Fe-S)-binding protein, which produces MANAMEIYQLLPKTNCKKCGKSSCMAFAAALLSREKNLDECTPMLEEEKYSENYTKLKGLVSPAEQASETGMIVHEDRCIGCGNCVVACPVNVAEDPKGAGSGNAPTNERVILKVEDGVVRLSNVEDCRRFGENKRLCSGCIVTCPTKAIEFV; this is translated from the coding sequence ATGGCCAATGCGATGGAGATATACCAGCTTCTCCCGAAGACTAACTGCAAGAAATGCGGCAAATCCTCATGTATGGCCTTTGCTGCAGCCTTGCTTTCCAGGGAGAAAAACCTTGATGAATGTACTCCGATGCTGGAAGAGGAAAAATACAGTGAAAATTACACAAAACTTAAAGGCCTGGTTTCACCTGCAGAGCAAGCTTCGGAAACCGGTATGATCGTACATGAAGACAGATGCATAGGTTGTGGCAATTGTGTTGTCGCCTGTCCCGTAAATGTTGCAGAAGACCCTAAAGGTGCAGGTAGTGGAAACGCACCTACAAACGAAAGAGTGATCCTGAAAGTTGAAGACGGTGTTGTACGTCTATCCAATGTGGAAGATTGCCGCAGATTCGGAGAGAATAAAAGACTTTGCAGCGGTTGCATAGTTACCTGCCCCACAAAAGCAATTGAATTTGTCTGA
- a CDS encoding formylmethanofuran dehydrogenase subunit B, which yields MEREYHVCTGCALLCDDIELREEENKTIIDSACRKGVAWIKNCQHPLECTVDAKDATPQDAIEKAAEILKNAKKPLIFGMGNSSLKAQEKAIELAKKTNACIDDTSSFCQGPIVEAILNDKIKSCTLDEVRDKADIIVYWGCDPSNSHPRHLSKFSYFPRGKMRQRGWEEDRTAIAIDVRKSDTAIICEDNFYQIPPKADAEFAMALTEALSGKVPKVTFGIKPKEILELANILKKAEFGVIFAGLGVVYSMHDLSPMENLLEALNKKTDFHLMPMVGQYNMRGFNHLLFDKTGYINRVSFEGENIDHGPQCSVVEVLKEKKADAALIMGSDPLSSLPGSIAANLKEIPTIVIDPCKTFTSQIADVTIPAAVTGVECKGEAIRMDGVEIELKQMKESDKMADADILEKIMEAI from the coding sequence TTGGAAAGAGAATACCATGTTTGTACAGGATGCGCTCTTTTGTGTGACGATATAGAGCTAAGGGAAGAAGAAAATAAAACCATTATAGACAGCGCCTGTCGCAAAGGGGTTGCCTGGATAAAAAATTGCCAGCATCCTCTAGAGTGTACTGTGGATGCAAAGGATGCCACGCCCCAGGATGCAATTGAAAAGGCAGCTGAAATTCTGAAAAATGCCAAAAAACCCCTCATATTTGGTATGGGAAATTCAAGCCTTAAAGCCCAGGAAAAAGCCATTGAACTGGCAAAAAAAACCAATGCCTGCATTGATGATACCTCGTCGTTCTGCCAGGGTCCTATTGTTGAAGCAATTCTCAATGATAAAATCAAAAGTTGCACACTGGATGAGGTAAGGGACAAGGCTGATATAATTGTATACTGGGGATGTGATCCTTCAAATTCCCATCCAAGACATCTTTCAAAATTCTCTTATTTTCCCAGAGGGAAAATGCGCCAGAGAGGCTGGGAAGAAGACAGGACGGCAATCGCAATTGATGTACGCAAATCGGATACAGCAATAATCTGTGAAGATAATTTTTACCAAATTCCTCCAAAAGCAGACGCAGAATTTGCCATGGCTCTGACTGAAGCCCTATCAGGAAAGGTGCCAAAGGTAACCTTTGGTATAAAACCAAAAGAAATTCTTGAACTTGCAAACATACTTAAAAAGGCAGAGTTCGGTGTGATATTTGCAGGATTGGGGGTAGTCTATTCCATGCACGACCTATCACCCATGGAAAACCTTCTGGAAGCCCTGAACAAAAAGACGGATTTCCATCTGATGCCCATGGTCGGGCAGTATAACATGCGTGGCTTCAACCACCTTCTGTTTGACAAAACCGGTTATATCAACAGGGTAAGTTTTGAAGGGGAGAATATAGATCATGGGCCCCAATGTTCAGTTGTGGAAGTCTTGAAAGAGAAAAAGGCAGATGCTGCCCTTATCATGGGTTCAGACCCCCTTTCAAGCCTGCCCGGAAGTATAGCTGCAAATCTCAAAGAAATTCCGACTATTGTAATCGACCCCTGCAAAACCTTCACTTCCCAAATTGCAGATGTGACAATTCCGGCGGCAGTTACTGGTGTGGAATGCAAAGGGGAAGCAATCCGGATGGATGGGGTAGAGATTGAACTAAAACAAATGAAAGAATCGGACAAAATGGCCGATGCAGATATCCTTGAAAAAATAATGGAGGCCATATGA
- a CDS encoding molybdopterin dinucleotide binding domain-containing protein, giving the protein MMGFDQFLSSPEMEILIITHRDIFQSAANSDSRFSDDYANLTAIIRLDKQDMKKAGLKEGNLVAIENNAGKVVVKALQSTYEEPHPGTAYMVNGPWANALVSAETSGTGVPAFKYIEAKMKKSKESSITSFE; this is encoded by the coding sequence ATGATGGGTTTTGATCAGTTCCTGTCATCTCCTGAAATGGAAATCCTCATTATCACCCATCGTGATATCTTCCAGAGTGCAGCAAATAGTGATAGCCGTTTCTCAGATGATTATGCAAACCTCACAGCAATAATAAGACTCGATAAACAGGATATGAAAAAGGCTGGACTGAAAGAAGGAAATCTTGTAGCGATTGAAAACAATGCAGGGAAAGTAGTTGTGAAAGCCCTCCAATCTACCTATGAAGAACCACATCCAGGTACCGCTTATATGGTAAATGGACCCTGGGCAAATGCACTTGTATCTGCTGAAACAAGCGGTACTGGAGTACCTGCATTCAAGTATATAGAAGCAAAAATGAAAAAATCAAAGGAAAGTTCAATTACTTCCTTTGAATAA